TTCGACTTGCAGCCGCGTCAGCTGCTGACCGTCAAGCAGGTCCATGGCACCGATGTGCTCATTATCGATGCGCCCAATCCCGATCTCTCCCATTTCCTCACCGTGGAGAGCGATGCGGTGATCACCGACCAGCCCGGCATCATGGTGGGTGTGCTGGTGGCCGACTGCTATCCCGTCCTGATTTACGACGCCAAACGCAAAGTGGCCGGCGTGGTTCATGTCGGCTGGCGCGGGGCGGCGGCGGGCATTATTGCCAAGACCATCGGCGCCATGGAAGCCAACTTCGGTTGTCAGGCTGAGAACCTGCTGGCCGCCATTGGTCCCGGCATCGGGGCCCACAAGTATGAAGTGGATCGTCCCGTGCGGGATGCTTTCCGCCAGGGTTCCGGGTTCTGGGAGGAAATCGCCACGGAGGTCAGTCTGGGCTGCTGGCGGCTCGACCTCAAAAAGAGCTGTCTGCTGCAGCTGGAAAAGGCGGGGGTGAAAACCGGCCAGATCACGGCGGCGCAGGAATGTACCTGCTGTCACCGCGAGCTCTTCTTTTCCTATCGCCGGGACAAGGGCGCAACGGGGAGGCAACTGGGCTTTATCTTGATCAAGTGACGGGGTCTTCGCCCCGCTTAGCAAAACCAACCAAAAGGGGGGAGCGCCGAACGCTCCCCCCTTTTGGTTGGCATGACTTATTGCCGGTCGCCGTGTTCTATGGTGGCCAGCTCCCCTCCTTTGAAGGTCAAAATACGCATGAAGCTGCCCGCGCCCATGTCGTAGGTCCATTGCTCGACCACGACCTTGCGGGCTGAGCCGCTGCCGAGAAAGTAATCGAAAACCGTTTCTTCTCCCACGACTTCCTTCAGCAACGGGTCGCCGCATTTCTGCAGCACTTCAACTTTGGTGGCTCCCTCGGAGATGACATAGCCGTCGCAGCGCATGCCCGCCGCCCCGGCCAAGAGGGGAGAAAGCAGAAATGACAGGACGACCAGGACAGTTATCTTTTTCATGAACGTTCTCCTTATTTGCGCCAGAAAGAGGGGAAGAGCAGCACCAACACGGTAAAGATTTCCAGACGTCCGAGCAGCATACAGGCGGTCAGGACCAGTTTGCCGAAGGGGACGATGTGGGCGTAATTGTCCACCGGCCCCACCGAGCCGATCCCCGGACCGATATTGCCCAACGTGGCCACCACGGAGGCGCCGGCCGAAACCACATCCATTCCTGTCGCCGCCATGAGAAAGGAGGCGAAGACGAAAAGCCCCATATACAGGGCGAAAAAACCGAGAATGGCCTGCATGACGTCACGGTCGACGGGGTGGCCGCTCAATTTGACCAGACGGATGGCCCGCGGGTGAATGAGGCGGTAGAGGCCGACCATGGCATGCTTGAACAGCAGCAGGATGCGGGCTACCTTCATGCCGCCGCCGGTGGAGCCGGCACAGCCGCCCACAAACATGAGAAAGAGCAGCAGATATTGGGCCAGCACGGACCAGGTCTCGTAATCGGCGGTGCCAAAGCCGGTGGTGGTGAGAATGGAGGTGGTCTGAAAAGCACTGTAGCGCAGGTTGTCGAACAAGGAGGTATAGACGCTGCCGTGATTGAGAAAGACGAGAATGGCGGTCACCCCGAGGGTAAGGGCCAGGTAAAAGAGGAATTCCTCGTTGCGGTGCAATTCACGCAGCTTCCCGCGCAGGGCTTGAAAATGCAGGGCAAAGTTCACCCCGGCCAGAAACATGAAGAAGGTGATTACCCAATCGATGTAGGCGCTGTCGTAGGCGGCCACCGAGGCGTTGCGGGTGGAGAATCCCCCCGAAGACAGGGTCGAGAAAGAGTGGGAGAGCGCTTCAAAGAAGTTCATGCCCCCCAGCATGAGCAGGCCTGTCTGCACCGAGGTCAGCAGCACGTAGACCCCCCACAGCAGCTTGGCCGTATCCTGAATGCGCGGCTTGAGGCGATCCGCCGTGGGGCCGGGAACTTCGGCCTTGAACAGCTGCATGCCGCCGACACCGAGCATGGGCAGAATAGCCAGGGACATGACGATGATCCCCATGCCGCCGAGCCACTGGGTCAGAGACCGCCAGAGGAGAACACTCTCCGGTAGACCCTCGATGGCCGTCAGAATGGTGGCGCCCGTCGTGGTGAAGCCGCTCATGGTTTCGAAGCAGGCGTCGACCGGGTTGGCGATGGCGCCGCTGAACAGATAGGGTAGGGCGCCGAACAGGGTATAAAAAATCCAGCCGAAGGTGACCACGGCGAAGCCCTCGCGCACGGAGAGCTCTTTTTCCGAGCGACAGCCGACGAACATGGCCAGTCCCGACGCCAGGGTGACCAGGGAAGACAGGCCGAAAGCGACGGCGGCTCCATCGGCGAAGTAGAGAGAAAAGGGGACGGGGACCAGGATGGCGGCTGACAAAAAGAGCAGCATGGCCCCGAGAATGCGGAAGGTCAGCAGCACGTTCATCTATTCAAAAAACCTTTCCACCTTGGCGAGGGCGCCGGGGAGAGCGAAGATGACGACGCGGTCACCCTCTTTGAGCCGGCTTTCGCCACTGGGGATTTCATAGGTGGTGCCGCGGACGATGGCGCCGATGATGGCGCCGGCCGGGAAATGCAGATCCTGCAGGGTCTTGTTCTCGATGCCGCTGCCCTGCTTGACTTCGATTTCGAGCACTTCCGAGTTGCTTCCTTCGACGGTGGCCAGGGAAATGACGCCGCCGCGGCGCACGTATTTGAGAATGGCGCCGGCCGCGGCCAGGCGGGGCGAGACGCTGGCGTCGAGGCCGAGGGTGGGAGCCAGATTGACCAGTTCCGGATTGTTGACCAGGGCCAGGGCCCGGCGGGCGCCGTGTTTTTTGCAGAGCAGCGAACAGAGGATGTTGGTCTCATCGTTGTCGGTGACGGCGATGAAGACATCGGCGTTTTCGACGCCCTCGTCGATAAGGGTGCGGATATCCGTGCCCTCGGCGTGAATGACCATGGTCCGGTTCAGTTTGGCCGAAAGTTTGTGACAGCGGTTTTCGTTGCGGTCGACCAGGCGCACATCGAATCGGCGCTTCTCCAGCATCTCGGCGATGCGCAGGCCGATATGGCCGCCCCCCAGAATAAAGATGCGCGGCTTTTTGCTGACCTGTTCCTCCTCCAGTTTAAGCATGTACTGGATCGCCGGCATGTCTTTCTGGTGGGCAAAGATGAAAATGCGATCCCCGGCCTGGATGGTGTCGTCCCCGCGGGGAATGATGGTTTTGTCCCCCCGGCTGATGGCCGTAACCACAAAGCGGTAGATGCCGCGGATCTCCCCGAGCTCCTTGAGGGTCAGGTCGCAGAGGGGACTCGATTCACCGATGCGGTAGCCGATGAACTGAATCTGACCTTCGACGAACTCCGCCACATCGAAGGCGCCGGAGCGGCAGGCGATTTTGCTGATTTCCTCGGCCACGGCGTCGTCGGGGTTGATGAGCAGGTCGATGCCGAGTTTCTCTTTGGACAGCACCGCGCCGCCGCCGCTGTACTCGATGCTCTTGACCCGGGCCACCCGGGTGGGGACGCCGTACTCGCGGGCGAGCAGGCAGGCCAGGATGTTGACCTCGTCCATGTCCGTGACGGCGATGAAAATCTCGGTATCCTTGATGCCGGCCTGTTCGAGGGACTCGGCGCTGGCGCCGTTGCCGACGATCCCCATGACGTTCAGGCGATCCTGAGTGCGCTGAAGATGATCGCTGTCGCGGTCGATGAGGGTGACCTCGTGTCCTTCAAGGCTGAGGCGTTCGCAGAGAAAATAGCCGACCTGTCCGGCTCCGATTATGAGTATCTTCATGGGGTCCGTTGCTTAGAGGTTGAAAGCCTGGCGCATTTTGCGCTAATAGATGGCATACTTTGGAAGATTGTGCAAGATGAGCCATTTTGGCGAAGGGGGTTTGATGGACTTTTTTCTGGAAGTATCCGAAGAAGATATCCGCCGGGAGCGCGCCAAGGCCCGTGAGCTGCGCCAGAGCCAGTGGTGGAAGAACCGCATCGCTGCCGGGCGCTGTTATTATTGCGGGGCCGAAGTCTCCCCCAAAGAGCTGACGCTGGATCATATCGTTCCCCTTGTTCGGGGCGGCCGAAGCACCAAGGGCAACTGCGTGCCGGCCTGCAAGGAGTGCAACAGCAAAAAGCAGAGCCTGCTGCCGCTGGAGTGGGAGGACTACCTGGCCCATCTGCAGGCCCAGAAATAGCCGCGCCCGCATCCTGCTCTACAGTTCTTCGAAAAACTCCTCATCGTCGTCCTCCGATTCGCCCTCGTCAAAATCCTCATCGAGAAAGCGTTCCAGAAAACGCTGATTTTCGCGAATGCGTCGATCCACCTCGCGCTGCAGCTCCGCCAGCTCGGGAAAGCGCTCTTCCACCGCTTCATCCGGAGTTTCCTCCGGGGCGCGTTGCTCGCCTGAAGTCTGGATTTCCTTGTCAGCCATGGCGGGTCTCCTGTGCGCGGTGATAGAGTTGCAGATAGTCTTGGGCCGACCGCGTCCATGAAAAGTCCTGCGCCATGCCGCGCTTGACCAGGCGCAACCAGCTGCGTCGGTCTCCATAAAGGGCGAGGGCGCGGTCGAGGGCGGCCAGGAGGGCGGCGGGCGTCGGCTCGTCAAAGACAAAGCCGTTGGCGCGTTGCGGGTCGTCGGCCGGGTCATGCACCGTGTCAGCCAGGCCGCCGGTGCGGCGCACCAGGGGCAGGCTGCCGTAGCGCAGGGCGATAAGCTGCCCCAGGCCGCAGGGTTCGTACAGGCTGGGCATGAGAAAGAGATCGCTGCCGGCGTAAATGCGCCGGGCCAGACCGTCATCAAAGCCCAGATGGATATAGCTGCGCCCGGGAGCGTCCTTTTGCAGGCGGGCAAAGCGATCCGTGTGGACTTTTTCACCGCTGCCGAGCAGAACGAATTGCAGGTCGCGCTGAAGCATATCCTGCCAGGCACCTTCGACAATATCCAGCCCCTTCTGCGTGTCCAGCCGGGTAACCATGGCCACCAGCGGTCCCTTCGCCTGCGTGTCCAAGCCAAGGCTTTTCTGCAGGGCTCTTTTGTTGCTTTTCTTGCCTTGCAGGTTGGCGGCGCTGTAGTTGGTGGGCAGGGCCGTGTCGATGGAGGGATCCCATTGCTTGCTGTCGAGCCCGTTGAGGATGCCGCTGACGTCCTGCTGCCTCGCACGCAGGATGCCGTCAAAACCAATACCCATGGCGGGGGTGAGAATTTCGTCCCGATAGGTGGGCGAGACGGTATTGATTTTGTCGGCGTAGACGATGCCGCCCTTGAGGAAGGAGATCTGCCCATAGTATTCCAGGGCCTCCATGGTGAAGAGCGAGGGCGGCAGGTCGAGGGATTCCAGAACGGTGGCCGGAAAGAGCCCCTGGTAGCCGAGGTTGTGGATGGTCAGCAGCGTTCCCATGGAGGCGTAGAAGGGATCATTGCGCAGCTCGGTGCGCAGCAAAACGGGGATCAGGCCGGTCTGCCAGTCGTTGAGGTGGATGACGTCGGGGCGGAAATCGAGGCGGCGCAAAAAAGCGAGAACCGCCCGACAGAAAAAGCCGAAGCGTTCGGCGTTGTCGGCGTAATCTCCCGCCGGCGTGCCGTACAGACCCTCGCGGTCAAAAAACTCCTGGTTTTCGATGAAGTAGACGGTGACCCCCTCAAGCGTGGTCTGACGCAGCAGCCCCTTGCGCTCCTGACCGGCAACGGGGATTTCCACACTTTTACGGCTTTTGCGCAGAGCAAAGCCGCCGCGCTGGATGCTCTGGAAGCAGGGAAGCATGACCCGGACATCATGGCCCAGGCGGCGGAGCGCCTGCGGCAGGGAACCGGCCACATCGGCCAATCCGCCGGTTTTGGCGTAGGGAGCGACTTCGGGGGAGACCAACAGGATTTTCATGGTGTGGCACCTTTCCAGACAAAAACCTTATGCACGCCCAGGGTTTTTACCCGATGCGCAGAAATTTATCAAGCCGGTAGCCAGCCGTCGCCGCGCCCCGCCGCCATGCTTCGGTCTGCTGAAAGCAGGCGGCCATAAAATCGGGGAAGGCCGCCTCTTCGCCCTCCCAGGTGAGGA
The sequence above is a segment of the Desulfuromonas sp. KJ2020 genome. Coding sequences within it:
- a CDS encoding TrkH family potassium uptake protein, which encodes MNVLLTFRILGAMLLFLSAAILVPVPFSLYFADGAAVAFGLSSLVTLASGLAMFVGCRSEKELSVREGFAVVTFGWIFYTLFGALPYLFSGAIANPVDACFETMSGFTTTGATILTAIEGLPESVLLWRSLTQWLGGMGIIVMSLAILPMLGVGGMQLFKAEVPGPTADRLKPRIQDTAKLLWGVYVLLTSVQTGLLMLGGMNFFEALSHSFSTLSSGGFSTRNASVAAYDSAYIDWVITFFMFLAGVNFALHFQALRGKLRELHRNEEFLFYLALTLGVTAILVFLNHGSVYTSLFDNLRYSAFQTTSILTTTGFGTADYETWSVLAQYLLLFLMFVGGCAGSTGGGMKVARILLLFKHAMVGLYRLIHPRAIRLVKLSGHPVDRDVMQAILGFFALYMGLFVFASFLMAATGMDVVSAGASVVATLGNIGPGIGSVGPVDNYAHIVPFGKLVLTACMLLGRLEIFTVLVLLFPSFWRK
- a CDS encoding HNH endonuclease, with the protein product MDFFLEVSEEDIRRERAKARELRQSQWWKNRIAAGRCYYCGAEVSPKELTLDHIVPLVRGGRSTKGNCVPACKECNSKKQSLLPLEWEDYLAHLQAQK
- the pgeF gene encoding peptidoglycan editing factor PgeF gives rise to the protein MKQVRQGKITYLQPAWAEGLPLAAGFTTRNGGVSRPPYNSLNLGFNTDDPVYNVEGNRSNLARAFDLQPRQLLTVKQVHGTDVLIIDAPNPDLSHFLTVESDAVITDQPGIMVGVLVADCYPVLIYDAKRKVAGVVHVGWRGAAAGIIAKTIGAMEANFGCQAENLLAAIGPGIGAHKYEVDRPVRDAFRQGSGFWEEIATEVSLGCWRLDLKKSCLLQLEKAGVKTGQITAAQECTCCHRELFFSYRRDKGATGRQLGFILIK
- the trkA gene encoding Trk system potassium transporter TrkA, whose translation is MKILIIGAGQVGYFLCERLSLEGHEVTLIDRDSDHLQRTQDRLNVMGIVGNGASAESLEQAGIKDTEIFIAVTDMDEVNILACLLAREYGVPTRVARVKSIEYSGGGAVLSKEKLGIDLLINPDDAVAEEISKIACRSGAFDVAEFVEGQIQFIGYRIGESSPLCDLTLKELGEIRGIYRFVVTAISRGDKTIIPRGDDTIQAGDRIFIFAHQKDMPAIQYMLKLEEEQVSKKPRIFILGGGHIGLRIAEMLEKRRFDVRLVDRNENRCHKLSAKLNRTMVIHAEGTDIRTLIDEGVENADVFIAVTDNDETNILCSLLCKKHGARRALALVNNPELVNLAPTLGLDASVSPRLAAAGAILKYVRRGGVISLATVEGSNSEVLEIEVKQGSGIENKTLQDLHFPAGAIIGAIVRGTTYEIPSGESRLKEGDRVVIFALPGALAKVERFFE
- a CDS encoding DUF2845 domain-containing protein → MKKITVLVVLSFLLSPLLAGAAGMRCDGYVISEGATKVEVLQKCGDPLLKEVVGEETVFDYFLGSGSARKVVVEQWTYDMGAGSFMRILTFKGGELATIEHGDRQ
- the glgA gene encoding glycogen synthase GlgA, translating into MKILLVSPEVAPYAKTGGLADVAGSLPQALRRLGHDVRVMLPCFQSIQRGGFALRKSRKSVEIPVAGQERKGLLRQTTLEGVTVYFIENQEFFDREGLYGTPAGDYADNAERFGFFCRAVLAFLRRLDFRPDVIHLNDWQTGLIPVLLRTELRNDPFYASMGTLLTIHNLGYQGLFPATVLESLDLPPSLFTMEALEYYGQISFLKGGIVYADKINTVSPTYRDEILTPAMGIGFDGILRARQQDVSGILNGLDSKQWDPSIDTALPTNYSAANLQGKKSNKRALQKSLGLDTQAKGPLVAMVTRLDTQKGLDIVEGAWQDMLQRDLQFVLLGSGEKVHTDRFARLQKDAPGRSYIHLGFDDGLARRIYAGSDLFLMPSLYEPCGLGQLIALRYGSLPLVRRTGGLADTVHDPADDPQRANGFVFDEPTPAALLAALDRALALYGDRRSWLRLVKRGMAQDFSWTRSAQDYLQLYHRAQETRHG